AAGCGCACCGCTGTTTATTTCATAAATCCTTATGGTAGCCTTTGCAGCTACGTTTTGCCCGATATTAACATTTATGGTGTTTTGGAACGGATTAGGGTATGGAATAATCCCTGCTACGTTGATAACCTGATCTATAACACCCTGGCAAAGCTTATCGGTGCTTACCGATAAACTGTTGCTGCCGGTATTAAGCGGCAATGTTATACTGCTTTGTGTTGTTTGATAGTTAACCCCGTTTAGCCTGATGTTATAGGCAGCACCGCCGTCAAGGGTAATGTTCACTACTTTATTAAGTTTGTTTACAGTTGTATAAACCGAAAGATCTTTAGGTTCGGTAATAACCAGGTCAAAACACTGCTTGTTTTCGGGCAGTGCGGCGTTGGTTACACATACATTGTATGTTCCGGGCAATAAGTTGCTGATACTTGTAGCGGTTGTAAAAGTATAGTTCTTGTTTATCCCGTTGCCGGTAATCACGGCTGTATAATTTGCAGTTTGCTCTGCCGTTATACTTACTGATCCATTATTCTGGCCCTTGCAGGTTACACTATTGGCGGCTACTTTTAAGTTATTTGCAGCCTGGGTAATCATTAACTTACCGGCGCCATAAACAAACGTGTAATTATCAGAAAGGCCTCCGCTGACTGTAAGATCATAAATCCCCGCAGGCGATTGCGTTGTGGCGGTAGCGCCTACAATTGGTGCCTTTGTAAGATTACTTTCATTTTCGCCGTTTACAAAGCCATCGTAGCTGGCCGTTAAATCAGGGTTAGCTTTTCCAAATACCCGTGTTTGGTCGAGAGCTTTTACCTGTAAAGTTTTTTTACTGATAGTAAGCACGCGTTTCACATCGGCAGCAGCGTTATTCAGCAGGTCGCCTGCCTGCGATGCGGTAATGGTAACCGTCCCCGCTTTAAGGATATGTATTTTACCATCGGTTACAGAGGCTATACTGTTGTTATCTACGCTGTAGGTAACCGGTATGGTGTTATTGCTGCTTGTGGCGGCTAATGCAAAATCAGCATCGCCATAAGTGTGCGTTGCCAAAGCATCGAAGGTAATAACCTGGTTTATTTTAACGGTAACTGCGGGTAGGGTTGCTGTACCGCCTGCGGTGGTCACAGCCAAATCTCCACTTACACCGGCAAAGGTGGCTGTTATCTTGGTATCCGAATCTACGGTGTAAGATAGTGCGGCAAGTCCGCCAATGGTTACACCTGTGGCAGTTGTAAAGTTGCTGCCGGTTATCACCAGTTTGCCATTACCGTTTGGCGATGCCTCGGCTTTTGTTATTACCGGCGGTAACACAAACTTAAAGCCCGCGAACGTGGCGGTACCATTCGGGGTTTGAACTGATATTGCACCTGTTTCGCCCTCACCAACGATAGCGGCAATGCTTTCCGGCGACTCGACAGTGAATGATTTTGCTGCTTTGCTGCCAAAGTTCACTACGGTTGCTCCGCTAAAGTTTTTGCCGGTAATGGTTACTTTGGTGCCGGTGGTGGCTGCCAATGGGGTTACTGCGGTAATTTGTGTTTCAGTAACCGGGCCGTTGTGGTATATTGTAAGTTGGTTTTTGCTACCAATAACAAACACTATCAAGTCCATTCTCCCATCGCCATCCATATCATTTAAGGTGATTTTTTCGCTTAAATCATAGATATTTATGAGCCGCGCAGGTGTGGCCATTGATATATTACCTTTAACGGACTGGTTACGGGCATAATAAACCCCATCATAAGACAACCCGAGTAAATCCATTTTTCCATCGCCATCCATGTCTCCAACTTCCGTATAACCCACCATCGAAGCATTTGAGAATGCCTTGGGAGGTTCGAGCGAATGACCATTGATGATACCATTTTCCGAAACATTTCTGGATACAAGGAACTGTTCGGAAAAAATATCATTCTCCGCCAAATCAGCTTTACCGTCCCCGTCAAAATCGGCGATCGCCGTATACCAAGCGGTGTAGTTGTATACCGGACCGGTAATATAATTAACTGAGAAATCATTGCTCGACAAATCGCCAGGCAACGAATTGTTTTCATACAAATATATCCCGGCCGATGAGCAGCCATAAATAGGATCCGGCTTATTGTCGCCGTCGATATCAGTAATAGCTAACGAAATATTAGTGCCCGATGACGATTCGGTAAGCCGCATTTTTGGCCCAAATGATACGTTTGAACCATTGGTAGTATTGGGATAATAATAAAAATCGAACGCGCTATCATACATGATCAGATCCGGTCGCCCGTCTCCGTTCATATCCCTGAGCTCCATTTTATCGTAATTGCCATCCAAATCTTCCAATACTTTTTCTTCAAACGAGACATTACCATTTGTCGAAGTATTATGCATGAAAACAATGATTCCGCTGCTAAATAAAATATCTTTTTTACCATCCCCATCTACATCACCTATAACCTTACTGTTAACGTGTCGGGACGTGGGAATTAGTAATTTTTGAGTAAACGAGGATTTAGATAATAAAGGATCAGGACCATGCTTCAATATATACAGTGAGTCGCCGCTGTTCACCAGGAAATCGGGGGTTCCGTCGCCATCAAAATCGTCGATATCAAAACCTCCGTTAATTTTCACCACAAATTTATTTGAAAAACTGGTGGCACCCTTATCGCTGGTTACGATAAACTGAAGGTTTGAACTCGCAGATAATTTTTTATCAGTATTTGTTACTGTAATTAATTTATTGGCACCGGCAGGTACAATCACTTCCAGGTGATTTTTGGCTGCACTTTTAACCTGGGCTTTTACGGGGCCAAAGTAAACCACGTTTTTATCGGCCACAGGATTAAAATTATCGCCTTTGATAGTTACAGTGGTGCCGATAGGGCCGAAAGCAGGCGAAAAAGACGTTATCACCGGAGGATCAATAAACAAAAAGCCTCTTTTTGTACCAATACCGCCTGCCGCCTTAACAGTAATAGCACCGGTTGCTCCTGCTCCAGGCGTAGCAGTAATACTTGTTGAGGATAAAACTTTAAATGATTTTGCAGCAACGCCACCAAAGGACACTTCGGTAACATCAGTAAAGTTGCTGCCTGTAACAGTTACAAGAGCACTTGAACCGTCGCCGGTTTTTGTGAACGAAGTGATTACAGGTGCAGGTATAAAAATAAAGCCCGGTAATGTTGCGGTGCCACCGGGGGTTATTACCGTAATATCGCCCGATTCGCCGTTTATAGGTTTTGCTGTTATTACGGTTGGCGAAACAACGGTAAAATCAGCAAACGACGATCCAAATTTAACCTGCGATACACCTGTAAAGTTGCTGCCGTTAATAGTTACCGTCGTTTCTGCATTAGCTTTCATCGGGCTTGCCGAAGTTATAGCAGGAGCGGGGTACCAGGTGAAGCCGTTAAATTCTGCCGTACCTGCTATGGTCTTAAGGGATATTTTACCCGTAGCTCCGGCACCAGCCTTAACAGTAACCTGGTAATTTCCAACGCTTACTATGATTGCCGGTATTCCACCGATAGTCACTTCCGAAGTGGTTAAAAGGTTAATACCGCTGATGGTTACCGGCGTGCCCATGCCTCCTTCTGTTGGCGAGAATGAGTAAATAAAAGGAGGGGGCAAATAAGTAAATCCGCCTATTGAGGCATCACCCAACGGACTGCCCACAGTAACGTCGCCGGTTTCGCCGGTGGCTACAACAGCAAGAATTTTTGTTGGCGATATAATAGAAAATGATGCAGCATTGGCCGATCCGAATCGTACTGATTGTACAACATCCAGGTTGGTGCCGGTTATTGTAACCGTTTGACCAGCCGCCGCCAAAACAGGACTGATAGCCGTAATTACAGGCGAAGTGTAACTAAAGCCGCTCATGGTGGCTGTACCACCAACGGTTGTAACTGATACATCGCCGCTTGCACCATTGCCCACGTTAGCGGTTATTGAAGTTGCCGAAAGTGCATAAAAATACCGGGCCGGCTGTCCGCCAAATTTAACCGAGGTAACGCCGATAAAGTTTTCGCCTGTGATGGTGACCGTGCCGCCGTTTTTTTGCGATGAAGGCGTGAACGAGCTGATAGTTGGCTTTTGTACCCAGGTAAAGCCGGGTGCGCTATCAGTGCCTTTGGGGGTAGTAACAACAACATTACCCGATGTGGTGGCTGTAGCAGGTATTGCGGTAATGGTAGTTGCAGATACAACAGTAAACGATATTGCCGGAACGCCACCAAAACTTACACCCGTAGCTTCGCCAAAATTACTGCCGGTAATAGTTACCGGTGTTGTTGCCAGGGGCCCCGAATAGGTTGGATTGAACGCCTGGATAAACGGGCCGGGATGTTTAAAACCGGCAAGCGATGCACTTCCCTTAGATGTTTTTACTGTCACATTTCCAGATTTTCCGGCGCCTACTACTGCACTGATCTCGGTGGGCGAGGTTATAGTAAACGACGTGGCCGGTACACCACCAAAATCTACCGAGGTTGCTCCCGTAAAATTAATCCCTTTAATAACTACCGTTTCACCCGAACCGGCGTTATCCGGCGAAAACGAGGTAATTGATGGTCCGCTATGTGTAAATCCGGGTAGGCTTGCGCTTCCTCCTTCAGATGCTATCCGTACATCGCCGCTGGCACCGCTGCCAACAGTTGCTTCGATAGTGGTTGACGACAATACATTGAAAGCCGCGCTTACTCCGCCAAAGGAAACGTTATCCACTTCGGTTAAATTAGTTCCGGTAATGGTTACCTTATCTCCGGCTCCTCCGCTTTGCGGCGTAAATGAGGTAATTTGCGGAGCCGGTACAAAAATGAAGCCCGGTAAACTGGCTGTTCCGCCTTTTGTAGTTACGGTAACGTTGCCCGAGGTAGCGCCTGCGCCAACCATGGCAACTATCCACTCGTTGTAATTAGAACTTATTGCAGCCGCTACGCCGCCTATGGTAACCTGGGCGGAGCCAAGATTTGATCCATAAATATAAATAGATGAATTATTACCGCCTTTTGAAGGGGATATGGAGGTGATAACCGGCGGTGGGATAAAATTAAAATCATTATAAGTTGATGATCCGCCCGGGGTGGTTACCGTAACGCCGTTGGATGAACCGGCGGCAACAACTGCAGAGATTGTGGTTGGCGAGACAACTGTATAAGAAGTTGCCGCCACACTGCCGAACTTAACCGATGTGGCATTGCTGAAATTACTGCCTGTAATGGTTACCGTGTTGCCGGCAGCAGCAAACGAAGGAGATACAGATGATATAACAGGCGCACTGATATAAGTAAAGCCCGGAAGGCTTCCTGTACCGCTTGGTGCGGTAACCGAAACCGCTCCGGACGAGCCTTCGGTCGCAACTGCCTCGATCGTAGTTGGTGAAGTAACCTTAAATGTAGCGTTAGTACCGCCAAATGTTACTCTTGTAGCATCTGAAAAACCTGTACCTGTTATAGTGATTACTGCCCCTTTCCAGCCCGTAGTTGGCGAAAACGATGATATCGCCGGTGGGGGGATAAGTGTAAACCCCGAAATGCGGGATGTCCCTTTTGCCGTTGTTAACGTAATATCGCCGGAGGTGGTTCCTTCGGGTACATAAGCCGTTACGCTTGTGGGGGATATATTGGTAAAACCCGCTGGTTTACCGCCTATTGTTACAGCCGTTGTTGCCGATAGGTAACTACCGGTGATGTTTATTGCCATACCCGGATAACCGGCAGCGGGGCTAAATGAGCTGATAACCGGCGGATCGGGAGGTAAAACAACCTCCAGCGTGATGAGAAACGCACCAACACCCGATTGGTTGGCCGCCGATATTTTATACCTGTTTTTTAACGTAAGCCATGTTGGCGTGCCGGTTATTGTGCCATCGGGGCCCAATACCAAGCCGGCGGGCAATGAAGGGGCAACGTGATAGCCTGCGGTTGATATTTTATAAAAGCCGGTGTTAATGCTGCCGTTAGAGCCAAAAACGATCAAATCATCATTTTCATCAGCTATCATCATGTGCGTTAGGGGAGGAGGATATATATCGCCCTTATCATCATAATAAGGTGTAGGCAAGGTTGTAACCTGTCCGGCCGGATTAATTCTTCGCAGCGAGCCTTCTTTTTCGCCAACAGTAATATATCCTTTCGAATCTATGATGATGCTTTCAGGCAGATTAAATGAGGCGTTTGCGCCCGAACCGTCGGCACTGCCGGCCCTGGTAGTACCTGCAAGGGTTGTAACCTGTCCGGCAGGGGTTATTTTCCTGATCATATTATTCGCAAAATCAGCAACGTAAATGTTCCCCGATTTATCTATCGCCAAACCTTTGGGATTATTGAAAGATGCGTTGGTGCCCAACCCGTCGGCTGCCCCGGTTCCTATTTTCCCGGCAAATACTGATGTTTTGCCATCTTTGGCAATTTTCATTATCCTGCCGGTGGGCTCAGAAACATAAATTATACCGTTTGGATCTATAACAATATCACTGGGTGCTATTAATTTTTGCGCATAGGTGCTAACCACACCATCGGGAGTGATCTTTCGTACCCGCGAGTTCTCCCCATCGCGCATGTTCAGATCCGTTACGTATAAATTGCCGTCTTTGTCGATAGTTATACCTCCGGTTTCGCCAAAAAAAGCTGCTGCTCCTTTGCCGTCGGCATAGCCATAGTTGCCGCTGTTGCCGGCCAGTTTGGTATAGCTGCCATCGGGTTTTATGTGGAGGATGGATCCGTATGATGAGGCATAGTAATCGCCCGAGGGCGCTTTAACAAAGTACTGAACCCCGCCAATACATTTATTTACCTGGATTACCTGCGGATAATATACATTTGGTACCGCACCGCCGGTGTTGGTTACAGAAATAGGGGTGATGGTTTTGCCGAGGTAAAGCGTTTGTACGGCCGGATAGCTGATAACCGGCTTTTGCGCAAACAGCTTAGCCGAAAACAACAGCGTTAAAATAAACGCGGATAACAGTGATTTATACATGGAATTGTGAAAAAGTTAAGGTTGAGTACAATGTTACTTAAACATTGGTAACGGGCGCATTTATAATATTTTGTGTGATAAAGATTTAATTATTTAGCGTAAATATACTGTTAGCGCCGCAAATTAACGCAAAATATGAGAACAAAAATAAGCCGATTGTTTTAACTAAATCGATATCTGCCCGTTAATTAAAGATTAGTTGCCTGCAACAACTCATGGCACCGTAAAATAAAAAGCCCTCTTTTAACCTACAGTAAAAGAGGGCCTCAAGGTAGTTGTATTCTTGCTATTTAGTTTTTCCGAAGATCGCTGCTTCATTGTTTAAAGCTTCGGTACTACTGGTTCCCTTTCCGCTATGCACCACAATTCTGTACCTGAACGTAACCGATTCTCCTTTTTTTAGCCTAAGGTTTTTCTCTGATTTACCATTCGTAAACACCTTTTCACCCAGCGGATTGGCCGCAAACAAACCGTAGCCACGGGCATGCCAAAAGGTAGGATAATTAGGGTTTTGAGGATGATCGATAATAGTAATGCTTACCGAGTCGGTCCCCATTTTGCCGTATACCTTGCACCATACGCTGCGGGTACTCCAGGCATCGTTACCCATTTTGCCTGCACTTGTGAGGTAGGTGCCGTTGGCTACCTTATCGGCACCGCCTTTCACCACGGTTACATTGCCCTTATCATCAGTAAATTTCTGATCGGCAGTATCTGGGATTTGCAGATCATGAGCCAGGCGCAGGCCAAGCATGCCGTCTTTGGCATCTTTAAAAAATGCGTCGGTATCGGCGGTTAAGGTAGTGATGCGGTCAATGATCCTGTCTGCAGCAGTGCCGCTGAACTCAAAGCGGGTGCTCTCTTCTAATATCACCTGTTTTTGCTGGTTGGTCCAGTTGGCATGATAAGCGAGGATACCTTTTTTGCCGCTTTGTATTTTTGTAATGCGGTCGGTACGGATCCAGCCATAGCCGCTTTTTTTATTGGCGGGGATGGCATACGAGTTATTCCAGAAATCGAGCCCGTTCAGGTTTTCGAAATTGAACCATAAACCGATGTGGTGAGGATGATCAGTAGGATCGCCGGGGCGTGTTGTCAGCGGAAAGCCGCGTGTTACCAATGTGCCATTTGCCGAGCGGATAGGGTAGAGCACAGGCTTTTCCAGTGTATCGGGATAAAGGAAGCTGGTAAATGGCTTGCCGCCTATTACAATTTCAATTTTACTTTTTTCAGTTTGCCTGATGGATACTGTCTCCGCCTTTTGCGCCCGGGCAGTAACCGCGACAGTCATGCTTAAAGCAAAAGCAAGAACAGGTTTGCTTGATATTTTCATTGGTGATGCAAGGTTAAACCCGATCGGGTTATCAGAAACAACCCGATCCGGGAAAGAGCGCAGAATTAATATTTAAATACTTTGCCGTTAGCCATTACCTCCTGTGTAGCCTCATCAAAAGTGGCTTTATAACCGGTATGTACGGCGGCATTGGTCATGATATTGGCAATAGAGTGGCTGTAGCCTGCCTCAACCGGGGCATTGGGTTCTTTACGGCTCCGCACACATTCCATCCAGTTGCGTACGTGGTTGGAGGTAAGCACATCGCCGCCGGTATTGGCCGAGGCTACTACCTTTTCGGTATTGGCCAGGCTAAGCTCGGGCAGCAGGTTGGCGTTCATGTGCATGGCATCGGCCATTTTTTGGGTAAGCCCGCCTTCGGGCGATACTTTGTTGGTGTTGAGGTTAAGTTCGCCACCGTTAGAGTAATAGATCTCGGCAGGGTGTTCATCCCCGTTGTGCATGCGCGAGCCGAAAGTAACCTGGAAACCTGTTTTAGGGTCATCAAGCGGGCCGTAATCAAATGCTGCCAAAATGGTATCCCAGTTACGCCTGCCGTCCTTCCACATATAAATGCCTCCGTTGGCAACCACGCTGCGCGGATGTTTTAAACCGGTAAACCAGTGTACGGTATCAATCTGGTGGCTCATCCATTGCCCCGGCAAACCCGACGAATAAGGCCAGAATAAACGGTATTCAAGATATTTACGTGGGTCAAAAGCCTCATACGGGCGGTTCATGATAAAGCGTTTCCAATCGGTATCCTGTTCTTTAAGCTGGCTCAGCAACTCTGGTCTACGCCAGCGGCCCGGCTGGTTCACGTTCCAGGTAAGCTCAACCATGGTTATGGGGCCAAATTTGCCCGAGCGGATAAACTCATTAGCGGCATGATAATTGGCCCCGCTGCGCCGTTGCGAACCAATCTGCACTATTTTACCCGATTCTTTAACCGCTTTCAAAGCGGCGCGGTTATCTTCCATGGTCTCGGCAAAGGGTTTTTCAACGTAGGCGTCGCATCCGGCCTTAACGGCTTCTATTGCATGGCGCGCGTGCTGGAAATCGGCGGTACTGATAAAAACCGCGTCAACCGTTTTACTATCGTACAATTCTTCGTTATTGCGATAGGCTTTTACGTCGTGCTGCATTTTATCCGTCCACAGGGCGGCTCCTTCTTCACGGCGTTTGCTCCATATATCGGATACAGCCACCACATCAAAATTAAGTTCCTTATAGTGGTTCATAAAGCTGGGTACATGCGAGCTTTTATGGCGATCTGAAAAGCCCACCACACCAACCCGCACCCTGTCGTTAGCGCCGATAATGCGTTTATAACTTTGGGCACTCCAACCTTTTGAAGTAACAATAACCCCGGCTCCGGCCAAAGCGGCCTGCCTGATAAATGTGCGACGTGATTTTTCCATACGGTAGATTTTTGGTTTGCAGGTTTTGATATAGCTCTAATGGCAAAGACTAAGCCCACCCGCTATTTTGCTTATTATTAAAGGTAAATTGGTTTAACCGATGCGTTTACACACATCTAAATCAAATATCGAAGAATTGGATTGAAAAGCAATAGCGTTTTTAACTGTTAATGTAACAATTGTGGTGAGGTATAAATTTATCCTTCATAAACCGATAAGCAGATATAACAATGCCCGGTTTAAACGTATTTACCGTTAGGTCGTTTCATCATTTTGTACGCCGCCTTTAATACGTTAATCAGCGCCTCGGTTTTCATGGGTTTGGCAATGTAATCGTCCATGCCTTCGGCAATACATAAATCGCGGTCGTCGGGGCCTGCGTTGGCAGTCATGGCTATGATAAAGGGCTGTTTAAAAGCGTATTCGCGAATGTGCCGGGTGGCTTCAAACCCGTCCATTTCGGGCATCTGCACATCCATAAAAACAACATCAATTTCCGGATTGGCTTTTAATTTTTCGAGGGTTTCATAACCATTTTGGGCTAATGTAAAGTGATAACCCAATTTCTCGAGCATGCGGCTGATGAGTTTTTGGTTTACGGTATTGTCTTCGGCCACCAGGATGTTTAAGGGATGTTCGGCCGCGAAATCTGCATCAAGCAGTTTATCGGTTTTAACCTCAGCGGGAGGGTTAAATACTTTACCCTGAAATTCGGCCTGGATGCTTTTACCCAGTTGCGCCTGTTTTACAGGTTTGGTTAATATGCTTGAAAACAGACCGGGATATTTACGTTTTGATCCATCACCAATGGAGCTCAGCATAATAACCGGCAGTTCTTTATGTTTCTCTTTAATAACTTTGGCCAACCCTACACCATCCATCTCGGGCATTTCCATATCGGTTATTACCAGGTTAAAGCCTTCCGTATCGGCTAAAATTTCCAAAGCCTGTTTGGCCGATGGTACTGCCACTGTTTGTATGCCCCATTGCTCAAGCTGGGTTTGCAATATAAAACGGTTGGTTTTGTTATCGTCAACTATTAATACACTTTTACCCTCCAGTTCGGCGGCGTTAAAAGCTATCGGTACGTTTTTAGATTGTTTTTTACTGATGGCTGTTTTGATGGTGAACACAAATACCGATCCCTCGCCAAAAACACTCTCCACCCAAATTTCGCCGCCCATTAATTTAACAAGGCGCTCGCTGATCACCAGGCCAAGCCCGGTGCCGCCATACCTGCGCGTGGTTGACGAATCAACCTGCGTAAAAGCATTAAACAGGGTGGTTAACTTATCTTCGGGAATGCCGATGCCGGTATCCATCACGCTGAAACCGATCTCAATATCTTTATCATTTATGGTTTTTGACAGGAACACTTTTATAAATACCTCGCCGCGCTCGGTAAATTTGATGGCATTGCCGGTTAAATTGGTAAGCACCTGCTTAAGCCTCAGGCTATCACCTATAATTTGATGGGGCAGGGCAGGGTCAATCTGGTAAACCAGTTCCAGCTCGCGTTTGGCAGCAGTTTGCGAAAAAATGTCCATCACCTCCTCAATGCAAAGTCTCAAATCAAAATCTTCCTGCTCCAGGTCCATCTTACCCGATTCAATCTTCGAAAAATCGAGAATATCGTTGATCACGTTCACCAAACTATCTCCGCAGGAGATGATGGTATCGGTATAATCACGTTGCTCGGCATTCAGTTCGGTTTCGCCCAATAAGGAGGCCATGCCTATAACCCCGTTCATAGGTGTCCTGATCTCGTGGCTCATGGTGGCCAGGAAAATGCTTTTGGCCTGGTTGGCTTTATCGGCTTCTTCGCGTGCCTCCTGTTCCTGTTCTTTTTGCAGCTGCAATTCTTCTGATTGGGCAAGCAGTTCCTCATTCAGGGCCTGCAACTCTTCCGATTGGTTTTGTAACTCCACATTAAGCACCTGCAGGTTTTCTGATTGAGCCCTTAACTCTTCCGATTGCTGCATCACCTCGGCAGTGCGCTCGGTAACCTGTTCTTCCAGCAGTTTTTTCTGCCTGATGAGCAAATTAACCTTGTACCGGTAAACCGCGTAAATAAGGGCTGCGATAAATAACATAGCCAGGCTTACAAACCACCAGGTAAGCCAAAACGGAGGCAATACGGTTACCTTAAGGCTTATTTCATGTTTAGACCAGCGCCCTTCGGCATCCTGGCTTTTTACCCTGAAGGTGTAATCGCCCGCAGGGAGGTTGGTGTACGTGGCCGAATTTTTATTGCCGACATAGTTCCAGGTTTTGTCAAACCCTTCCAGCATGTAGGCATACGATTTCTTATTGCTCAGGGCATAATCCATCGATACATACTCAAACGAGATTACAGATTGGGCATGCGATAAGGTGATGGATTTTGTTTCAGATATATCTTCCTTTAGCGGAGAGGAATCGTCATTATTCTGAGCCACCCTGATGGATTTATTAAAAATTTGAAAATCGGTAAGTACCAGGGTAGGATCGTAAACATTATCCCTGATGCTGTCCGGGCTAAACATATTAAAGCCGTTAACCCCGCCAAAATAAAGCATCCCATCGCGCCCCTTCATTGCCGAATGAGGCTTATACTCTTCGGCCTGCAAGCCATCCTCAATAGTAAAATTCCTGATTTTATTGGTTTTTGGGTTATAGCGGGAAAGGCCCTTATTGGTGCTGATCCACATATTGCCGCTGTTATCTTCTTCAACAGCATAGGTGTAATTGGCCGGTAAACCATCCTGCATTTTAAAATTGGCAACCTTACCCGTAGCCGGATTTAAGCGATAAATGCCTCCGTAAGTACAGATCCAGATATTACCCAGATGATCTTCAAACAGATCGAGCGCGGTATTATTGCCAAGGGCGCTGTTCAGTTTTTCGTATTGTACCGGTTTAAACGAGTTGGTTAAGGTATCGTATAGGTTAACACCGCCATCATTGGTACCCACCCACAAGTTGCCCTTTGAATCGGCAAGCAGCGAGTTGATATTATCACTGCTGATGCTTTTAGGGTTAGCGGCACTATGCCGGTAATGGATAAATTTATTGGTTTTAGGATCGAAGCGATCAAGCCCGGTGCCCAGTGTGCCGAACCAC
The sequence above is a segment of the Mucilaginibacter celer genome. Coding sequences within it:
- a CDS encoding hybrid sensor histidine kinase/response regulator — protein: MNSFKCYLVLLLQAVSLCAFSQNRPLHFQHIGSNEGLSELNINCIIQDSRGFIWVGTRDGLNRYDGNKFKIFKNIVNDATSLSNSFVQDIVEDPKGNLWISTSGGGLNMYDRKKDRFIHYRHNENNTNSPASDILVKIALDKTGSLWICNQKEGLDRFDISKNKFSHYKYNPADNSSLSDNNTRVLCVDKADNVWVGTTYGGLNLYNRQANNFTRFMQDAGNQASLSSNKINTIFEDSGRRLWIGVSDGGLNLYNPDSKTFTHFKNDPYNNNSLSYNSVQGLAEDSGGNLWIGTENGGLSIFNYAANKFNNHFQDDVDNSSIANNSVDVIMRDKNGNMWIGAFASGLNFYKKTRENFVHYKHNAAKTSLSNNFVLSVYKDKKDNVWLGTDGGGLNLFDEETGNFKAYKHSDNDKSTICGNYVLAIKEDAKNNLWIGTWGDGVSMMNPQTRTFRSYRHNDKDTGSISGNNIYAIEKTPDGKLWFGTLGTGLDRFDPKTNKFIHYRHSAANPKSISSDNINSLLADSKGNLWVGTNDGGVNLYDTLTNSFKPVQYEKLNSALGNNTALDLFEDHLGNIWICTYGGIYRLNPATGKVANFKMQDGLPANYTYAVEEDNSGNMWISTNKGLSRYNPKTNKIRNFTIEDGLQAEEYKPHSAMKGRDGMLYFGGVNGFNMFSPDSIRDNVYDPTLVLTDFQIFNKSIRVAQNNDDSSPLKEDISETKSITLSHAQSVISFEYVSMDYALSNKKSYAYMLEGFDKTWNYVGNKNSATYTNLPAGDYTFRVKSQDAEGRWSKHEISLKVTVLPPFWLTWWFVSLAMLFIAALIYAVYRYKVNLLIRQKKLLEEQVTERTAEVMQQSEELRAQSENLQVLNVELQNQSEELQALNEELLAQSEELQLQKEQEQEAREEADKANQAKSIFLATMSHEIRTPMNGVIGMASLLGETELNAEQRDYTDTIISCGDSLVNVINDILDFSKIESGKMDLEQEDFDLRLCIEEVMDIFSQTAAKRELELVYQIDPALPHQIIGDSLRLKQVLTNLTGNAIKFTERGEVFIKVFLSKTINDKDIEIGFSVMDTGIGIPEDKLTTLFNAFTQVDSSTTRRYGGTGLGLVISERLVKLMGGEIWVESVFGEGSVFVFTIKTAISKKQSKNVPIAFNAAELEGKSVLIVDDNKTNRFILQTQLEQWGIQTVAVPSAKQALEILADTEGFNLVITDMEMPEMDGVGLAKVIKEKHKELPVIMLSSIGDGSKRKYPGLFSSILTKPVKQAQLGKSIQAEFQGKVFNPPAEVKTDKLLDADFAAEHPLNILVAEDNTVNQKLISRMLEKLGYHFTLAQNGYETLEKLKANPEIDVVFMDVQMPEMDGFEATRHIREYAFKQPFIIAMTANAGPDDRDLCIAEGMDDYIAKPMKTEALINVLKAAYKMMKRPNGKYV